From a single Crocosphaera sp. UHCC 0190 genomic region:
- the trmD gene encoding tRNA (guanosine(37)-N1)-methyltransferase TrmD — translation MKIDVITLFPDFFTSPLASGLLSKALEKNIATVNLVNPRDFTLDKHHRVDDEPYGGGVGMLLKPEPIFAAVASLSCLPKREIILLTPQGSPLNQTILQDLATNYQQLVLICGHYEGVDERIRYLADREISLGDFVLTCGEIPALALMNGVIRLLPGTVGKVESLKAESFEDGLLDYPQYTRPPLFQEWEVPEILRSGNHQKIEEWRRCEQIKRTQQRRPDLWEKWLNSQQKSD, via the coding sequence GTGAAAATTGATGTAATTACTCTGTTTCCAGATTTCTTTACCTCTCCCCTCGCTTCTGGACTCTTGTCTAAGGCTTTAGAGAAAAATATTGCTACGGTTAATCTGGTTAATCCCCGTGATTTTACCCTAGATAAGCATCATCGGGTCGATGATGAACCCTACGGGGGTGGGGTAGGAATGTTACTGAAACCGGAACCTATTTTCGCTGCGGTTGCTTCTTTAAGCTGTTTACCCAAGCGAGAGATTATTTTACTCACGCCCCAAGGTTCACCTCTTAATCAGACTATTTTACAAGATTTGGCTACCAATTATCAACAATTGGTGTTGATTTGTGGTCATTATGAAGGGGTGGATGAACGAATTCGCTATTTAGCGGATCGGGAAATTTCTTTAGGGGATTTTGTGTTAACTTGTGGGGAAATTCCGGCTTTAGCTTTAATGAATGGGGTAATTCGTTTGTTACCAGGAACGGTGGGAAAGGTGGAATCTTTGAAGGCGGAAAGTTTTGAAGATGGCTTATTAGATTATCCTCAATATACTCGTCCCCCTCTGTTTCAAGAATGGGAAGTTCCAGAAATATTAAGGTCAGGGAATCATCAAAAAATTGAAGAATGGCGACGGTGTGAACAAATTAAACGGACTCAACAACGTCGCCCTGATCTTTGGGAAAAATGGCTTAATTCTCAACAAAAATCCGATTGA
- a CDS encoding cyanophycinase: MLHLETQSQQSPMSQSTTTAVLIIGGAEDKVHGKEILHTFWFRSGGTDATIAIIPSASREPVLIGERYQQIFEEMGAKYVKVLDIRDRAQGEDPYFQQYVEECTGVFMTGGDQLRLCGLLADTPLMERIRQRVQLGEISLAGTSAGAAVMGHHMIAGGSSGESPNRALVDMAMGLGIIPEIIVDQHFHNRNRMARLLSALCTHPERIGIGIDEDTCAMFERDGLMRVVGKGTVTLVDGREMTYTNQDQVGAADPLSLHNLRLHILSHGDGYHLHQHKPIAKASNPLQ; encoded by the coding sequence ATGTTGCACTTAGAGACTCAATCCCAACAAAGCCCCATGTCCCAATCGACCACCACCGCCGTTTTAATCATTGGCGGCGCAGAAGATAAAGTGCATGGCAAAGAAATTCTCCATACCTTTTGGTTTCGTTCCGGGGGAACCGATGCTACCATTGCCATTATTCCCTCCGCCTCCAGAGAACCTGTCCTCATTGGGGAACGATATCAACAAATTTTTGAAGAAATGGGGGCCAAATACGTCAAAGTCCTAGATATCCGCGATCGCGCCCAAGGAGAAGACCCCTACTTTCAACAATATGTCGAAGAATGTACCGGAGTCTTTATGACCGGTGGGGATCAACTACGATTATGTGGATTATTGGCTGATACCCCCCTGATGGAACGAATTCGTCAACGGGTACAATTAGGAGAGATCTCCCTGGCGGGAACCAGTGCCGGGGCAGCCGTAATGGGACATCACATGATCGCAGGGGGCAGTAGTGGAGAGTCTCCCAACCGAGCCTTAGTCGATATGGCCATGGGACTGGGGATCATTCCTGAAATTATTGTTGACCAACACTTCCATAATCGCAACCGCATGGCTCGTCTTTTAAGTGCCTTATGTACCCATCCAGAACGGATTGGTATCGGCATTGATGAAGATACCTGTGCCATGTTTGAACGAGATGGCTTGATGCGCGTTGTTGGTAAGGGAACTGTTACCCTAGTAGATGGCCGGGAAATGACCTACACCAACCAAGACCAAGTAGGTGCAGCCGATCCCTTAAGCCTCCATAACCTACGACTTCATATTCTCTCTCATGGAGATGGTTATCATCTTCATCAACACAAACCCATTGCGAAAGCAAGCAATCCTTTACAGTAA
- the cphA gene encoding cyanophycin synthetase, whose protein sequence is MKILKTLTLRGPNYWSIRRQKLIVMRLDLEDLAEKPSNEIPGFYDGLVKVLPSLIEHFCSPGHRGGFLERVKQGTYMGHIIEHVALELQELTRMPVGFGRTRETSDPGVYNVVYEYIDEQAGRYAGRAAVRLCQSIAETGVYALEELEQDLSDLRDLQANASLGPSTETLVTEAEARKIPWMLLSARAMVQLGYGVHQKRIQATLSDYSGILAVELACDKEGTKTILKDAGVPVPQGTTIQFFEELESAIADVGGYPIVIKPLDGNHGRGITININSWAEAEEAYDLATKESKTRSIIVERYYVGSDHRILVINGKLVAVAERIPAHVIGDDKHTVAELIEITNQDPNRGEGHDNVLTKITVDKTSLGVLERQGYRLETILDKGEIAYLRATANLSTGGIAIDRTDDIHPENHWIAERASKIIGLDIMGIDVVTPDITKPLREVNGVIVEVNAAPGFRMHVSPSQGLSRNVAAPVMDMLFPADTPTRIPIVAITGTNGKTTTTRLTAHIYRQTGKVVGYTTTDGIYIGEYLVEKGDNTGPFSANVILRDPTVEVAILESARGGILRSGLAFDSCDVGIVLNVAEDHLGLGDINNIEQMARVKSVIAEVVNADGHAILNADDPLVAAMAPQVKGKVAYFSMNPDNEIIENHLRRGGLAAVYENGYLSILEGQWTLRIEQATNVPVTMGGMAPFMIANALAACLAAFAQGVDIEAIRQGVRTFKANANQTPGRMNLFNLGDYHALVDYAHNPAGYEAVGEFVKNWKGQRLGVVGGPGDRRDEDLILLGKIAAQVFDRIIVKEDDDKRGRDNGEVADLIIKGIVKENPQAQYEAILEESEALEFGLDKVEKGGLVVIFPESVSQAISVIKKRNPLADDGL, encoded by the coding sequence ATGAAAATTCTAAAAACCCTCACCCTACGCGGCCCCAACTACTGGAGTATCAGGCGACAAAAACTGATTGTGATGCGCCTTGACTTGGAGGATCTAGCAGAGAAGCCCTCGAACGAGATCCCCGGTTTTTACGACGGTTTAGTTAAGGTACTGCCCAGCTTAATTGAGCATTTTTGTTCCCCTGGCCATCGTGGCGGCTTCCTCGAACGGGTCAAACAAGGCACTTATATGGGCCATATCATTGAACACGTCGCCCTAGAATTGCAAGAATTAACCCGGATGCCCGTAGGCTTCGGTCGCACCAGAGAAACCAGTGACCCTGGTGTTTATAACGTCGTCTACGAATATATAGACGAACAAGCTGGCCGCTATGCCGGACGGGCCGCCGTTCGTTTATGTCAGTCTATCGCCGAAACCGGAGTCTATGCTCTAGAAGAACTAGAACAGGATCTCAGCGATTTACGGGATCTTCAAGCTAATGCGTCCCTTGGCCCCAGTACAGAAACCCTCGTCACCGAAGCAGAAGCCAGAAAAATTCCCTGGATGCTCCTCAGTGCGCGAGCGATGGTGCAACTGGGCTATGGGGTTCATCAAAAACGCATTCAAGCTACCTTAAGTGACTATTCCGGTATTTTAGCCGTAGAATTAGCCTGTGATAAGGAAGGCACCAAAACCATTCTCAAAGATGCTGGTGTTCCCGTTCCCCAAGGGACGACAATCCAATTTTTTGAAGAACTAGAAAGCGCGATCGCTGATGTGGGGGGTTATCCCATCGTCATTAAACCCCTTGATGGCAACCACGGACGAGGCATCACCATCAATATTAACAGTTGGGCAGAAGCTGAAGAAGCCTACGATCTGGCCACCAAAGAGTCAAAAACCCGCAGCATTATCGTTGAACGTTATTATGTCGGTAGCGATCACCGGATTTTAGTAATAAATGGCAAATTAGTCGCCGTTGCAGAACGAATTCCCGCCCATGTCATCGGGGATGACAAACATACTGTGGCGGAACTGATCGAAATTACTAATCAAGATCCGAATCGTGGGGAAGGCCATGATAACGTCTTAACCAAAATTACCGTCGATAAAACCTCTTTAGGGGTACTGGAACGTCAAGGCTACCGTCTAGAAACAATTTTAGATAAAGGGGAAATTGCCTACCTCCGAGCCACTGCTAACCTCAGTACAGGCGGCATTGCCATTGATCGCACCGACGATATTCACCCCGAAAACCACTGGATTGCTGAACGGGCATCCAAAATCATCGGTTTAGATATCATGGGCATTGATGTGGTGACACCCGACATTACCAAACCTCTCAGGGAAGTCAATGGGGTAATTGTTGAAGTCAATGCAGCCCCAGGGTTTCGGATGCACGTCTCCCCCAGTCAAGGGTTATCTCGAAACGTGGCGGCCCCCGTCATGGATATGCTCTTTCCTGCCGATACTCCCACTCGTATCCCCATTGTGGCTATTACCGGAACTAACGGCAAAACCACCACCACTCGTTTAACTGCCCATATCTATCGCCAAACCGGAAAAGTGGTTGGGTATACCACCACCGACGGCATTTATATCGGGGAATATTTAGTGGAAAAAGGGGACAATACCGGGCCTTTTAGTGCTAATGTCATCCTGAGAGATCCCACGGTAGAAGTGGCCATCTTAGAAAGTGCCAGAGGCGGTATCCTGCGATCGGGTTTGGCCTTTGATTCCTGTGATGTGGGAATCGTCTTGAACGTGGCCGAGGATCACTTAGGTTTAGGGGATATTAACAACATTGAACAAATGGCTAGAGTGAAAAGTGTGATCGCTGAAGTGGTTAATGCGGATGGTCATGCAATCCTCAATGCCGATGATCCTCTAGTGGCCGCCATGGCCCCACAAGTTAAAGGGAAAGTGGCCTACTTCTCCATGAACCCTGACAATGAGATCATCGAAAATCATCTCCGACGGGGAGGGTTAGCTGCTGTTTATGAAAATGGCTATCTTTCCATCTTAGAGGGGCAATGGACTCTAAGAATTGAGCAAGCCACTAATGTTCCCGTAACTATGGGAGGAATGGCCCCCTTTATGATTGCTAACGCTTTAGCTGCTTGTTTAGCGGCCTTTGCCCAAGGTGTTGATATTGAAGCCATTCGTCAAGGGGTAAGAACCTTTAAAGCGAATGCTAATCAAACTCCAGGCCGGATGAATCTCTTTAATTTGGGAGATTATCACGCCTTAGTTGATTATGCCCATAATCCGGCGGGGTATGAAGCAGTAGGTGAATTTGTGAAAAATTGGAAAGGCCAACGCTTAGGCGTAGTTGGTGGCCCTGGCGATCGCCGTGATGAAGATTTGATCCTCTTGGGCAAAATTGCGGCCCAAGTGTTTGATCGAATTATTGTCAAAGAGGATGATGACAAACGAGGAAGGGATAACGGCGAAGTAGCAGATCTGATTATTAAGGGGATTGTTAAGGAAAATCCTCAAGCTCAGTATGAAGCTATTTTAGAGGAAAGCGAAGCCCTCGAATTTGGCTTAGATAAGGTAGAGAAAGGGGGTTTAGTTGTCATCTTCCCAGAAAGTGTCAGTCAGGCCATTTCCGTGATTAAAAAGCGCAATCCTCTGGCGGATGATGGTCTGTAA
- a CDS encoding zinc metallopeptidase has translation MLPTLVISGITQLYLKSTFSTWSQVANTKGMNGMQVARTLFAKTSLQPIPVEQTPGSLTDHYDPQMNVVRLSEVIANQPSIAAMAVAAHELGHVQQYQTGSGLIAMRNALLPALQFSPTISYLAFVAGFMFNLAGLMWLGILFFGLMVLFSILTLPVEFDASRRGLALLKEAGLTNTSQESQGAKAVLTAAALTYVGAAITSVLQLLYYVSLAQRRR, from the coding sequence ATGCTCCCGACTCTGGTGATTTCGGGAATCACCCAACTGTATTTAAAGAGTACCTTTTCAACCTGGAGTCAGGTAGCTAATACTAAGGGTATGAATGGAATGCAGGTGGCCCGCACCTTATTTGCGAAAACATCCCTTCAACCGATTCCAGTCGAACAAACACCTGGTTCTCTTACGGATCACTATGATCCTCAAATGAATGTGGTGCGCTTATCTGAAGTGATAGCTAACCAACCATCGATCGCGGCCATGGCAGTCGCGGCCCATGAATTGGGCCATGTGCAGCAGTATCAAACAGGTTCTGGACTGATTGCCATGCGGAATGCTCTGTTGCCAGCATTACAATTTAGCCCTACCATTTCCTATCTGGCATTTGTCGCGGGTTTCATGTTTAACTTAGCTGGTTTAATGTGGCTCGGTATTCTCTTTTTTGGCTTGATGGTTTTGTTCTCTATCCTGACTTTACCCGTTGAATTTGATGCTAGTCGTCGGGGCCTCGCTCTATTAAAAGAAGCCGGACTAACTAACACATCCCAGGAATCACAGGGAGCCAAAGCGGTTCTGACGGCGGCCGCCTTAACTTATGTGGGGGCGGCTATCACTTCTGTATTGCAATTGCTGTATTACGTAAGTCTGGCACAACGACGACGTTGA